The proteins below are encoded in one region of Candidatus Obscuribacter sp.:
- a CDS encoding mechanosensitive ion channel, with protein sequence MNPQTQFLLGLKDVLNTQFLPVGKTSVSLFALFYVAVLFMLLVIFTGKIQRWVVKDMLQHTPVEPGLRSVVGSIVRYVLLFIGFIVILQTAGVDLSALTVVVGALGLGVSFGLQSLVTNIVAGFIIIAEGPFKVGDRIEFDGTTGSVMKVTLRATTIVTNDNIAIIVPNSELIKGKVTNWSADEGNANHCVRFNFPIPADPSVDPEVVMQTLMEVASAHPGVLPEPAPDVVLQDLTDKTFNYMLRVYTRDYLSKPSSLRSELNKGVHKAFKDKGILFAAKGVLPPPPQKKNPPPQK encoded by the coding sequence ATGAATCCTCAGACACAGTTTTTACTTGGGCTAAAAGATGTACTAAATACTCAGTTTTTGCCTGTTGGTAAGACCTCGGTCTCGCTCTTTGCGCTCTTTTATGTGGCTGTACTTTTTATGTTACTTGTCATTTTTACTGGCAAGATACAACGCTGGGTCGTCAAAGATATGCTCCAGCACACACCTGTGGAGCCCGGACTGCGCAGTGTTGTCGGCTCGATTGTCCGCTATGTCCTACTGTTTATCGGCTTTATTGTGATTTTGCAAACTGCCGGTGTGGATTTGAGTGCCCTTACTGTAGTGGTTGGTGCTCTTGGTCTGGGTGTCAGCTTTGGCTTGCAGTCACTGGTTACTAATATTGTCGCTGGCTTTATCATCATTGCCGAAGGACCGTTTAAGGTCGGTGATCGCATCGAGTTTGATGGTACTACCGGTAGTGTGATGAAAGTTACACTGCGCGCTACTACGATAGTCACTAACGATAATATTGCGATTATTGTGCCCAACTCAGAGCTTATTAAGGGCAAAGTGACCAACTGGTCGGCTGATGAAGGCAACGCCAATCACTGCGTCAGATTTAACTTCCCCATTCCTGCCGATCCATCCGTAGACCCTGAAGTGGTGATGCAGACTCTTATGGAGGTGGCTAGCGCCCATCCTGGCGTGCTGCCTGAGCCCGCCCCTGATGTGGTGCTGCAAGACCTCACCGATAAAACGTTTAATTATATGCTCAGAGTTTATACTCGTGACTATTTGAGCAAGCCCAGCTCATTGCGCAGTGAGCTAAATAAAGGCGTGCACAAAGCTTTTAAGGATAAAGGCATACTTTTTGCGGCTAAAGGGGTCCTTCCCCCCCCCCCCCAAAAAAAAAACCCCCCCCCCCAAAAATAG
- a CDS encoding ketopantoate reductase family protein, with translation MKILVLGAGATGGYFGGRLLEAGADVTFLVRPGRAEQLRRDGLKVQSRFGSIDIANLSFLERVDSHFDLIILSCKAYDLDSAIESIASAVGSESMVLPLLNGMQHLDVLTRRFGEECVLGGCCVISSALDGQGQITHLNANHSLRYGELSGVMSERLQELEEIISPCNFTSEASFAIVQDMWEKWVLIASLAALTSLMRASIGEVARSPFGLHIAEALTTECLSILRAYGFEPQQSFVDALYARTLDKSSTLTASMLRDIEQGNRVEGKQILGDFIDKAMARDLSVPLLQTAYCHVSAYQLRRG, from the coding sequence GTGAAAATCCTGGTCCTGGGTGCCGGTGCCACCGGTGGTTATTTCGGTGGCCGCTTGTTAGAAGCCGGAGCCGATGTGACCTTTTTGGTGCGGCCCGGCCGCGCAGAGCAATTGAGACGCGACGGACTCAAGGTGCAAAGTCGCTTTGGTTCTATTGATATTGCCAATCTTTCTTTTCTGGAACGAGTGGACAGTCACTTCGATTTGATCATTCTGTCTTGCAAAGCTTATGACCTAGATAGCGCCATTGAGTCCATAGCATCGGCTGTCGGTAGTGAGTCGATGGTCTTACCCTTGCTCAATGGTATGCAGCATCTAGATGTATTGACTCGCCGCTTTGGTGAGGAATGCGTCTTGGGCGGCTGTTGTGTTATTTCTTCAGCGCTTGATGGACAGGGCCAAATTACTCACTTAAACGCCAATCACAGCCTGCGCTATGGCGAGCTCAGTGGTGTCATGAGTGAGCGCTTGCAGGAGCTAGAGGAGATAATCAGTCCTTGTAATTTTACCTCTGAGGCTAGTTTTGCCATCGTGCAAGACATGTGGGAGAAGTGGGTTTTGATAGCCAGTTTGGCCGCCTTAACCTCACTGATGAGAGCTTCAATAGGTGAAGTCGCCCGCTCGCCTTTTGGTCTTCATATAGCAGAAGCGCTGACCACAGAATGTCTTTCTATTTTGAGAGCCTATGGCTTTGAGCCGCAACAGTCATTTGTTGACGCACTGTATGCCCGGACCTTGGACAAATCTTCTACTTTGACTGCTTCAATGCTGCGCGATATAGAGCAAGGCAACAGGGTTGAGGGTAAGCAAATCCTCGGTGATTTTATCGACAAGGCCATGGCCAGGGATCTCAGTGTGCCTTTACTGCAGACCGCCTACTGTCATGTTAGCGCCTATCAATTGCGACGCGGCTGA
- a CDS encoding DMT family transporter, whose translation METPETELALPIVKTTESVGTAVRLAITSSAIFSVMFAFIKLLGQSYPSGEILFCRSFFALIPLAPIIARQGGIEVFKTKRPMLHLTRSAMGLLSAFLCIEALQMLPLSEATSFFFTAPLITTVLSFFMLSEKISPTKLLGVLIGFGGVVYMLQPHVDGNLTGAFIALGSAVGASFVAIELRKMGTTEKSATIVIYFMLACTLAGLITMLFKFTMPTLQDAILLVAIGITGGIAQIYMTESYKHAPASTIAPLNYVSLIWATILDTTLFAKTPHMFTIVGAVIVAASGILVVRAGQGEKPAKTALSHDKKSVTDKEEQVEPIAS comes from the coding sequence ATGGAAACCCCAGAGACCGAACTTGCACTGCCAATAGTAAAGACTACAGAGTCTGTTGGTACCGCTGTCAGACTGGCAATTACTAGCTCAGCAATTTTTAGCGTGATGTTTGCCTTTATCAAGCTGCTGGGACAAAGCTATCCCTCTGGCGAAATCCTATTTTGTCGCAGTTTTTTTGCTCTCATCCCGCTGGCTCCCATTATTGCCAGACAAGGTGGGATAGAAGTATTTAAGACCAAAAGACCTATGTTGCACTTGACTCGCTCAGCTATGGGGTTGCTCTCAGCCTTTTTATGCATCGAAGCCCTGCAAATGCTCCCGCTGTCTGAAGCGACGAGCTTCTTTTTTACAGCACCATTGATTACCACTGTGCTCTCCTTCTTTATGCTCTCCGAAAAAATCTCGCCAACTAAACTCCTTGGTGTTTTGATTGGATTTGGCGGCGTAGTCTACATGCTACAGCCTCATGTCGACGGCAATTTGACTGGCGCCTTCATTGCCCTAGGTTCGGCAGTGGGAGCCAGCTTTGTGGCAATTGAATTGCGCAAAATGGGCACTACCGAAAAGAGTGCCACAATCGTTATTTACTTCATGCTTGCCTGCACTCTGGCTGGCTTAATCACGATGCTCTTTAAATTTACGATGCCGACATTACAAGATGCTATCCTACTGGTAGCAATTGGTATTACTGGCGGTATCGCTCAAATTTATATGACTGAGTCATATAAACATGCTCCCGCCTCAACCATTGCCCCACTCAACTATGTATCTCTAATCTGGGCCACTATTCTGGATACTACCCTCTTTGCCAAAACGCCCCATATGTTTACTATCGTGGGAGCTGTCATCGTGGCAGCTTCGGGCATCCTGGTGGTACGAGCCGGTCAGGGAGAAAAGCCAGCCAAAACGGCTTTGTCTCACGACAAAAAATCAGTGACAGACAAAGAAGAGCAGGTTGAACCAATTGCCAGCTAG
- a CDS encoding TIGR01212 family radical SAM protein (This family includes YhcC from E. coli K-12, an uncharacterized radical SAM protein.) has protein sequence MSNFYRSFNHYLREEFGARVYRVPLDAGFTCPNRDGVRAFGGCTFCDERGSGAPTIQTTLSIKNQLETGIARIRKRFKATKFISYFQAFTNTYAPEGVLKELYDTSLQHPDVVGLAIGTRPDCVNDNILDLLKTYDQKTFLFLELGVQTIHNRTLDLINRGHSGEEFFDAVARAHKRGLRVATHLIFGLPGESKEEMLETVRAVAPLGLTAIKIHQLCIYKGTPMEEDYRAGRLKTMEEDDYVELVADALEMLPPDMVIMRLVAEGTRDEIIAPDWAFEKDRIMQKIEASLNKRGTKQGSKYKAKALAGQ, from the coding sequence ATGTCCAATTTTTATCGGTCCTTCAATCATTATCTAAGAGAAGAATTTGGCGCTCGGGTCTACCGTGTTCCTCTTGACGCGGGCTTTACTTGCCCTAATAGAGATGGCGTTCGAGCTTTTGGCGGCTGCACTTTTTGCGATGAGCGCGGCTCAGGCGCACCCACCATCCAGACAACGCTCTCGATTAAAAATCAGCTCGAGACCGGTATTGCACGCATCCGTAAACGCTTCAAAGCGACTAAGTTCATTTCTTACTTCCAGGCATTTACAAATACTTATGCGCCAGAGGGAGTACTCAAGGAGTTGTATGACACATCATTACAACACCCCGATGTGGTCGGACTGGCAATTGGCACCAGACCAGACTGTGTTAACGACAATATCCTCGACTTGCTCAAGACTTATGATCAAAAGACCTTTTTGTTTTTAGAGCTGGGCGTACAGACTATCCATAACCGTACTCTTGACCTTATTAATCGCGGTCATAGCGGCGAAGAATTTTTTGACGCTGTGGCAAGAGCGCACAAAAGAGGGCTAAGAGTGGCAACTCACCTTATCTTTGGTCTGCCTGGTGAGAGCAAAGAAGAAATGCTCGAAACGGTCAGAGCGGTAGCTCCGCTTGGACTCACTGCCATAAAAATTCACCAGCTCTGTATCTACAAAGGCACACCAATGGAAGAGGACTACCGCGCTGGTCGCCTCAAAACCATGGAAGAAGACGACTATGTCGAGCTGGTGGCCGACGCCCTCGAGATGCTCCCACCCGATATGGTGATCATGCGCCTGGTGGCAGAAGGTACTCGCGATGAAATCATCGCACCGGACTGGGCATTTGAAAAAGACAGAATCATGCAAAAAATCGAAGCGTCCTTAAACAAGCGCGGCACAAAACAGGGCTCAAAATACAAAGCAAAAGCTTTAGCGGGCCAGTAA
- a CDS encoding ROK family protein: MPDKFAVGVDLGGTKILASVVNLNNGKLLSSSKKKTRIVNDGQELVKRIGAVVEDALTDAAMDISKICGIGIGAAGMVDRDKGILLAAANIGTNDLPISDPLKAQFGVPVKLGNDVEVATIGELNFGAGQECSNFVCIFVGTGIGSGIVHEGKLMRGGSGTAGEIGHIIVDPNGGMCGCGGYGCLETYASRTAVAKSVLYDLGRGLDSVLRDKIDPQKGVLRSKAIAQAIETGDSVTIRAVDKAAQMMGIGLANVINFYNPKRIILGGGLIEAVPRFLQVAEEEARRRCLKIPSRKTEIVQAQLGDYAGTIGAALLAR; encoded by the coding sequence GTGCCGGACAAATTTGCAGTTGGTGTTGATCTTGGTGGCACCAAAATATTAGCCTCTGTAGTCAATTTAAATAATGGCAAATTGCTCTCAAGCAGCAAAAAAAAGACGCGCATAGTCAACGATGGCCAGGAACTCGTTAAGCGTATCGGTGCGGTAGTTGAAGATGCTCTGACCGATGCTGCTATGGATATATCTAAAATTTGTGGTATCGGCATTGGTGCGGCTGGCATGGTCGACCGAGATAAAGGCATTTTGCTTGCTGCTGCCAATATCGGTACCAATGACCTGCCCATAAGCGATCCGCTCAAGGCGCAATTTGGTGTGCCGGTAAAACTCGGCAACGATGTGGAAGTAGCTACTATCGGCGAACTCAATTTTGGTGCTGGTCAAGAATGTTCTAATTTTGTCTGTATCTTTGTTGGTACAGGCATTGGCTCTGGCATTGTGCACGAAGGCAAGTTGATGCGCGGCGGCTCCGGTACAGCTGGTGAAATTGGGCACATCATTGTCGATCCCAATGGTGGCATGTGTGGTTGTGGTGGTTACGGCTGTCTGGAGACCTACGCATCGCGCACCGCTGTAGCTAAGAGTGTCCTCTATGATCTCGGACGGGGACTTGATAGCGTTTTGCGTGACAAAATCGATCCACAAAAAGGAGTCCTGCGCTCCAAAGCCATTGCTCAGGCTATTGAGACTGGCGACAGTGTGACAATTAGAGCGGTAGATAAAGCGGCACAGATGATGGGCATTGGGCTTGCCAATGTGATCAATTTTTATAACCCTAAGCGCATTATCCTGGGTGGTGGACTGATTGAGGCTGTGCCTCGCTTTTTGCAAGTGGCTGAAGAAGAAGCACGCAGACGTTGCCTCAAAATACCATCTCGCAAAACAGAGATAGTACAAGCCCAGCTCGGTGACTATGCTGGCACAATTGGCGCCGCTTTACTGGCCCGCTAA
- a CDS encoding ATP-dependent Clp protease adaptor ClpS, with translation MSGTKREGQGGSSTVFADESKDKPEKPPLFKVLLHNDDYTTMEFVVYILESIFFRPPEEAHKIMMAVHQRGVGVAGVYTYEIAEAKVEKTMRLARAKEFPLRLTIQEE, from the coding sequence ATGTCCGGTACCAAGCGCGAGGGGCAAGGCGGTAGTAGTACTGTTTTTGCAGACGAGAGCAAGGATAAGCCCGAAAAGCCGCCCCTGTTTAAGGTTTTGCTACATAACGATGACTACACCACTATGGAATTTGTAGTCTATATACTGGAGTCCATATTTTTTAGACCGCCCGAAGAAGCTCACAAAATCATGATGGCTGTGCATCAACGGGGCGTGGGCGTGGCTGGTGTCTATACTTACGAAATTGCTGAGGCCAAAGTCGAGAAAACGATGCGTCTGGCAAGAGCAAAAGAATTTCCCTTGCGTCTGACAATACAAGAAGAGTAG